Genomic DNA from Triplophysa rosa linkage group LG6, Trosa_1v2, whole genome shotgun sequence:
ATACATTCACACAAGttgtttgtaaatatgttaatatCTTTAGCAATTGAACATTAAGCagtttatttaatatacatttctGAAAGAAATCTTACTAAACATAGCATTTACCACATGGTGTAAAATGTATGTCAACATGtcaaaaggaattttgtaaaaaTCACTTTAAGGCCTTTGACATAATGTGGTTTGCAAATGGCaaaaaacaatttacaatacaatacaataatctATTACATTGGTAATCTGACCCTAAAttacataaacatatttacagTCGATTACTATCCTCTGTTCTGAACAGACGTTAGCCTTTAACCCTTTCCAGTATCACTGAGACGAAAGTTTACGTTTACGTCACCCACATTCAGGTTACTCCGTAAGACTATTCGACCAAGTTTTTTCACTATATCTACAGCCCGAAGCCTAAATTTTGACTGACCAACACCTAAAATGACGGTTGTACCAAAAGCATAACATGCCACAATAGAAaacagcacatgaccagttggATTAAAATTGATATTAAAACGAAACATGAGTTCTTCTGTTATCAGCCAGCCTGAGGAGAAAAAGAAAAGCACCGTTTGGATAATGCTCAGTGTAGTCACTCTCTTCTGCTTCCGGTAATGAAGAGCAGACGAAGAACTAGAGTTCTCCATGCTCTTCACATGCTTCCATAGGTAGAGAACAGTGGAGGTGTTGGATGCCACCATAATGCCAAGACAAATGAAACAATAGCAACATCTAAGCCAGAAGTCTGTCAGTATCAGATAATACCGCAGAATTAGACCTCTACTGGTCAAGATGCTGGATGAATTGAAGTCCACCGCAGAAATAAAAACTCTTCCTGGGAGaacttgtaaaataaatccaaatGAAAAGAAGATTCTGTCAAAGACCAACATGAAGTACATGAAGAGTTTGATGCGCGTCTTCACCCAAATCAAACAAGGGTGCCGGGCAGGAACAATCTGAAAGTAATAAAACACATTGAGGCCGAGAGAGGCAGTGAAACTGGTCCTCATGGCATACAGAATAAGGGCACATGAAACAATGTATGCCCATACAGGCACGTCCACGGTTTTATAGATCACAAACACAAGGTTACAGATGTTCAGAAGCAGGTTGCACCCAATAAGAGATCCGACCAAGACATTCAGAGGAGGCTTTTGGCAGATTTCTGATCCATCCTGTGAAGAAAACATGCAGTAgataaaaaacatgttcatCAGGGTAGTGGCGACAGAAACGGGCACATTCACTATGGCAAATGCCAACGGACTCATTTCAACAATGATGGAACTCATTTTTGCAATGGCCACTGAAGAgaatcatgtttcttttatatCCACACTGTGTGAATGGTCCGTCcctatttaaatacatttataatggaCAAAAGCC
This window encodes:
- the LOC130555936 gene encoding taste receptor type 2 member 1-like, which encodes MSSIIVEMSPLAFAIVNVPVSVATTLMNMFFIYCMFSSQDGSEICQKPPLNVLVGSLIGCNLLLNICNLVFVIYKTVDVPVWAYIVSCALILYAMRTSFTASLGLNVFYYFQIVPARHPCLIWVKTRIKLFMYFMLVFDRIFFSFGFILQVLPGRVFISAVDFNSSSILTSRGLILRYYLILTDFWLRCCYCFICLGIMVASNTSTVLYLWKHVKSMENSSSSSALHYRKQKRVTTLSIIQTVLFFFSSGWLITEELMFRFNINFNPTGHVLFSIVACYAFGTTVILGVGQSKFRLRAVDIVKKLGRIVLRSNLNVGDVNVNFRLSDTGKG